Proteins encoded by one window of Arachis ipaensis cultivar K30076 chromosome B04, Araip1.1, whole genome shotgun sequence:
- the LOC107637368 gene encoding verprolin-like, producing the protein MHPRYGFNQPKPTASEICTFLLIMDSASEIRTSWLHLCRRPAQQARGPHVRRDGGNPHDGDQQLSDEEAEYARQEEVHQDAIPDAHAEHPSDAFFAAHEADVAARLMPGTSAPAHHPTNDRAWEQHQFDIGSDDMIDIDDMFKIIGAPSDAMDVLASRYCRRRDDTDIPGMSSGVSIRHGTVPPGHYQTPPPPPHQSGSAPSPHYWTPSLPPPTPPSGTVWRSPSMPPPMTVSAPPPPPYQRPPPTSSQPVVCTRPYRPPRVSRPRGCETGHHLDPAAGRR; encoded by the coding sequence ATGCATCCGAGATATGGCTTTAATCAGCCTAAACCCACTGCATCCGAGATATGCACATTTTTGTTGATCATGGACAGTGCATCCGAGATACGGACAAGTTGGCTACACTTGTGCCGGAGACCAGCGCAGCAGGCACGTGGTCCGCACGTCCGTAGGGACGGTGGGAATCCTCATGATGGAGACCAGCAGTTGTCAGACGAGGAGGCTGAGTACGCCCGACAGGAGGAGGTACATCAGGATGCCATTCCCGATGCACATGCAGAGCATCCCTCCGATGCATTTTTCGCTGCCCATGAGGCTGACGTTGCTGCGAGGCTTATGCCAGGTACCTCAGCCCCTGCTCACCACCCGACTAATGACAGAGCTTGGGAGCAGCACCAGTTCGACATTGGATCCGATGATATGATAGACATCGATGACATGTTCAAGATCATCGGGGCACCCAGTGATGCGATGGATGTCTTGGCCAGTCGTTATTGCCGCAGGAGAGACGACACCGACATTCCTGGGATGTCGAGCGGTGTTTCCATTCGGCATGGGACAGTTCCTCCAGGGCACTATCAGACTCCTCCTCCACCACCGCACCAGTCAGGTTCTGCTCCGTCACCCCACTATTGGACTCCATCCCTGCCACCGCCGACTCCACCGTCCGGTACTGTCTGGAGATCACCTTCTATGCCTCCTCCCATGACTGTATCAGCTCCTCCTCCGCCACCATACCAGCGTCCACCGCCCACTTCCAGTCAGCCAGTTGTTTGTACTCGTCCATACCGTCCTCCTAGGGTGTCCCGTCCTCGTGGATGTGAGACTGGACACCACTTGGATCCTGCCGCTGGACGGCGTTAG
- the LOC107635499 gene encoding WPP domain-interacting tail-anchored protein 1 (The sequence of the model RefSeq protein was modified relative to this genomic sequence to represent the inferred CDS: added 45 bases not found in genome assembly), which produces MDTQSGEDDYDLHFAVSTMLMRLELNLACFSEKVTNLGIFVMNLETLECELETMILEKNGIDGMVMDMECAEKGLEFDLLCGVLDSEVRELGVFLGTLHAEIVEAEQFVSSSSSIWRNRLEVSEEGFKQSEEQFSEIKKQSTNFQRTLSSYKREESGNAEEGVKIPEDDHSSDVKTGINMQTIEQQRHILRMLEKSLASEMDLEKNINKSRQIEETLKLRIASLEQELIHAEEEAADVCERWFEADNAREILMGISVDLLGKLQISQFNLNGLNQRESELRAKLESGNSDKVSSLEKQLKEYESQLLNTKASADEYQKQYTAMCSEIRDMENLVFELKEKLSNAESRAKAAESEHMLSSENNSELNQNLALPKDGGCTSENVEPLEKQLKEYDLRLQQAVASVEASQEKQSMLCSTIKDMELVIEDLKLKVSKAEIRADSAEDKCIIISETNAELNEELSFLRNRLECLEGSLHLVEEAKVATAKDIRKRTMIFQNLITQIALERERLNKQLSSLASENKFLAVKLKQAANGIFPESNASSANDYEADRCWMNFSANDNKTKVGDSLPDAGSVRRIDAGVLGFKFLFKSFLVVLVSAVAFQFFKDVNVDFGL; this is translated from the exons ATGGATACTCAGAGTGGAGAAGATGATTATGATCTACATTTTGCTGTTTCCACAATGCTGATGAGGCTGGAGCTGAATCTTGCATGTTTCTCAGAGAAAGTTACAAACTTGGGCATCTTTGTGATGAACTTGGAGACCCTTGAGTGTGAATTGGAGACAATGATTTTGGAAAAAAATGGCATTGATGGAATGGTAATGGACATGGAATGTGCTGAGAAGGGGCTTGAGTTTGATCTGTTGTGTGGAGTGTTGGATTCTGAGGTGAGGGAATTGGGTGTGTTTTTGGGGACCCTTCATGCTGAGATTGTTGAAGCTGAGCAGTTTGTGTCTTCTAGCAGCAGCATTTGGAGGAACCGGTTGGAAGTTTCTGAGGAAGGGTTCAAGCAATCTGAGGAGCAGTTCTCTGAGATTAAGAAGCAATCTACTAATTTTCAGAGGACTTTGTCTTCTTATAAGAGAGAAGAAAGTG GTAATGCCGAAGAGGGTGTGAAAATCCCAGAGGATGACCACTCTTCGGATGTCAAAACAGGAATAAACATGCAAACAATTGAGCAACAAAGACATATTCTGAGGATGTTGGAGAAATCTTTAGCAAGTGAAATGGATCTTGAGAAGAATATCAATAAGTCAAGACAAATTGAAGAAACGCTAAAGCTTAGGATAGCTTCTTTAGAGCAAGAGCTAATTCATGCGGAGGAAGAAGCTGCTGATGTTTGTGAAAGATGGTTTGAGGCAGACAATGCACGTGAGATCTTGATGGGAATTTCAGTAGACCTGTTAGGCAAGCTCCAGATTTCTCAGTTCAATTTGAATGGTTTAAATCAGAGAGAATCTGAGCTCAGAGCTAAGCTTGAAAGCGGCAATTCGGATAAGGTGTCTTCACTTGAAAAGCAGCTAAAAGAATATGAATCTCAGCTCCTGAATACAAAGGCCTCTGCTGATGAATATCAGAAACAGTATACTGCAATGTGTTCCGAAATAAGAGACATGGAAAACCTTGTTTTTGAGCTGAAAGAAAAACTATCTAATGCAGAAAGTCGAGCTAAAGCTGCAGAATCTGAACATATGTTATCGTCGGA CGGTTGCACATCTGAGAATGTAGAACCACTTGAGAAGCAATTAAAGGAATATGATTTACGACTCCAGCAAGCAGTCGCATCTGTTGAAGCTAGTCAGGAGAAGCAAAGTATGTTATGTTCCACAATTAAAGATATGGAGCTTGTGATAGAGGATCTGAAGTTGAAGGTTTCTAAAGCTGAGATACGGGCTGACAGTGCGGAGGACAAGTGTATCATAATATCCGAAACTAACGCAGAGTTGAATGAGGAGCTAAGCTTCTTGCGAAACAGATTGGAATGCTTGGAGGGATCATTGCACCTGGTGGAGGAAGCCAAAGTGGCAACTGCAAAGGACATCAGAAAGCGGACAATGATTTTCCAGAATTTGATAACACAGATTGCTCTTGAAAGAGAACGTCTTAATAAGCAG CTTTCTTCCTTAGCAAGTGAGAACAAATTTTTGGCGGTAAAGCTAAAGCAGGCTGCAAATGGTATTTTTCCAGAATCTAATGCTTCGTCAGCGAATGACTATGAG GCGGACAGGTGTTGGATGAATTTTTCTGCGAATGATAATAAAACCAAGGTTGGGGATTCTCTGCCGGATGCCGGGTCAGTGAGGAGAATAGATGCCGGAGTTCTTGGTTTTAAGTTCTTGTTCAAATCGTTTCTTGTTGTACTGGTTTCAGCTGTGGCTTTTCAGTTTTTCAAGGATGTGAATGTTGATTTCGGTCTATAA
- the LOC107637369 gene encoding F-box protein At5g49610-like, with amino-acid sequence MELYSLSKRLRHFTAAPTQPIRLSSDKSYLNGRTDTSRLLESHRCSVVSDPQVPRREWDADILLNILFRLDVKSLTRFKCVCKDSQHNLGSPLFLKNYVQNSVLRLTGFIVQPDMYLIQSSYIRVETSGTNMWEMFLGGLPEDVHILASCNGLLCFYSISQEPALYICNPANKQCLKLPPSSGEYISIGIAFDYEGGSIDSATNSAKFKLVKVVNAQPMISTDLRFQIYSSETRSWKMSNATCEGGILLKNKGIYLRGVLYWLGKCKRILVFDVRTELALWILRPRAAKDTCSSSSCIGESNGTLHYVSLTKTLGLRVWSLQHYFGEWTLEYKMSFEDFKEQCESTFPNFLVDKSAVTPLAFKDWVLPLLIRGKDQVIVYDFKNGKMTWACSLKRYDLGATVFSHSMSLVPLNDA; translated from the exons ATGGAGCTGTACTCACTTTCAAAGCGCCTCCGCCACTTCACCGCCGCACCTACTCAGCCCATCCGTCTCTCCTCCGACAAGTCATACCTCAACGGTCGCACCGACACCTCGCGGCTCTTGGAATCACATCGCTGCTCCGTCGTCTCCGATCCTCAAGTTCCG agAAGGGAGTGGGATGCTGACATATTACTCAACATTCTGTTCCGGCTGGATGTGAAGTCATTGACTCGTTTCAAGTGTGTTTGCAAAGATTCGCAACACAACCTTGGGAGCCCTTTATTCCTGAAAAATTATGTGCAAAATAGTGTGCTGAGATTAACCGGTTTCATCGTTCAGCCAGATATGTACCTGATCCAATCTAGCTACATCCGCGTGGAGACAAGTGGAACCAATATGTGGGAGATGTTCCTAGGTGGTCTTCCTGAAGATGTTCATATCTTGGCATCATGCAATGGCTTGCTCTGTTTCTATAGCATTTCACAAGAACCAGCTTTATATATATGCAACCCTGCAAACAAACAATGTCTTAAGTTGCCGCCATCTAGCGGCGAATACATAAGCATTGGAATTGCTTTTGACTATGAAGGAGGATCCATTGACAGTGCCACCAACTCTGCCAAGTTCAAGTTAGTTAAAGTTGTTAATGCTCAACCAATGATTTCTACTGACTTGAGATTTCAAATTTATTCGTCGGAAACAAGATCTTGGAAGATGTCAAATGCAACCTGTGAAGGCGGGATATTGTTGAAGAATAAAGGAATTTACTTAAGAGGTGTCTTATATTGGCTCGGCAAATGCAAAAGAATACTGGTTTTTGATGTTCGGACCGAGTTAGCGTTGTGGATTCTTAGGCCTCGTGCTGCCAAAGATACTTGTTCGTCGTCATCATGCATCGGAGAGTCTAATGGCACACTGCATTATGTCTCACTGACAAAAACATTAGGTCTTCGTGTGTGGAGTCTTCAGCATTATTTTGGAGAATGGACTCTTGAGTACAAGATGTCTTTTGAGGATTTTAAAGAACAATGTGAAAGTACTTTTCCCAATTTTTTAGTTGATAAATCGGCAGTAACTCCTCTAGCCTTCAAAGACTGGGTGTTGCCGCTGCTAATTCGTGGTAAAGATCAAGTAATTGTCTATGATTTTAAGAACGGAAAGATGACTTGGGCGTGCAGCTTGAAACGTTATGACCTAGGTGCAACAGTGTTTTCTCATTCCATGAGCTTGGTTCCATTGAATGATGCATAG
- the LOC107638168 gene encoding F-box protein CPR30-like, with product MEQSSMEKKLQSINDLLPLELIEEIFLRIPIKHLARLRFVSKLWNTLISDPHFAKSHLDHSLAPSHTCLFLQDKSQAYSVDLDALLHDNTRAISPIYKKAPPVYHLLGSCRGFVLLHGKPQFLIQWNPLTGSSKTISYSHIDNTATSNGEFFALLYGFGYDASQDDYVVVVAYKGKDGKNHFDLCCLGSNSWINLDAELPKSLNLSKLKPYGVFCNGAIHWSTYGVLDAILVFDLKERNFSKIEAIKRDMFRPGIVQLGGCLALYLYSYVEDKTEIWVMKEYKVQSSWTLLCVIPLNFFKALCLSANGDIIGRCRPSNNEIVFYIYNVSGVLLKYVWYRYSVLPNRIQFVVHANSLMAVSSSIKDKKMKKGCQNQKEVKQGNGNRGKQENNLDT from the exons ATGGAGCAATCGAGCATGGAGAAGAAGCTCCAGAGCATCAACGACCTCCTTCCTCTCGAGCTGATAGAAGAAATCTTTCTGAGGATCCCCATCAAACATCTTGCGCGCCTCAGGTTCGTTTCGAAGCTATGGAACACACTCATTTCCGATCCCCATTTTGCAAAATCCCATCTTGATCACTCTCTCGCACCCTCCCATACATGCCTCTTCCTCCAAGACAAATCTCAAGCTTACTCCGTTGACCTCGACGCACTGCTCCATGACAATACAAGAGCGATCTCTCCCATTTACAAGAAGGCACCACCTGTATACCATCTTCTTGGTTCCTGCAGAGGGTTCGTACTCTTACATGGCAAACCACAGTTTCTTATACAATGGAACCCGCTCACTGGTTCCAGCAAAACAATCTCATACTCTCATATCGATAATACCGCAACAAGCAATGGTGAGTTCTTTGCGCTTCTATATGGCTTTGGTTACGATGCGTCACAAGATGACTATGTAGTAGTTGTAGCATATAAGGGTAAAGACGGCAAAAACCATTTTGATTTGTGTTGTTTGGGAAGCAATTCATGGATTAATCTTGATGCTGAACTCCCCAAATCATTGAATTTGTCTAAGTTGAAACCTTATGGGGTGTTCTGTAACGGGGCTATTCATTGGTCTACTTATGGGGTCTTGGATGCCATTCTTGTCTTTGATCTGAAGGAAAGAAATTTCTCCAAGATAGAAGCGATAAAAAGAGACATGTTTAGACCCGGTATTGTCCAGCTAGGAGGGTGCCTAGCCTTGTATTTGTATTCGTATGTAGAGGATAAAACTGAGATATGGGTGATGAAAGAATACAAAGTGCAGTCGTCTTGGACCCTACTCTGTGTGATTCCTCTCAATTTCTTTAAGGCTCTGTGCTTATCTGCTAATGGGGATATTATTGGAAGATGTCGTCCTTCAAATAATGAAATAGTGTTCTACATATATAATGTCAGTGGAGTGCTGCTCAAATATGTTTGGTATCGTTATAGTGTGCTTCCCAACCGCATACAGTTTGTTGTGCATGCGAACAGTCTCATGGCGGTCTCTAGCAGCATCAAGGataagaagatgaaaaagg GCTGTCAGAATCAAAAAGAGGTCAAACAAGGGAATGGAAACAGGGGTAAGCAAGAGAACAACTTGGACACTTGA
- the LOC107635500 gene encoding pentatricopeptide repeat-containing protein At3g02330-like isoform X1 — MNPTKKLTFSHIFQRCSSLRALNPGKQAHAQMIVTAFVPSIYVTNCLLQFYCKCSNMAYAFNVFDRMSQRDIISWNTMLFGYAGVGNVGFAQYLFDSMPERDVVSWNSMLSCYLQNGTNRKTIDIFIRMRSLRIPHDYATFAVVLKACLGIGDYCLGLQVHCVAIRMGFDNDVVTASALVDMYSKCKKLDNALQVFYEMPERNLVCWSAVIAACVQNDQFIEGLKLFKDTLKAGIGVSQSTYASAFRSCAGLAAFKLGTQLHGHALKFSFGYDTIVGTATLDMYSKCNRMSDARKLFNSLPNPTRQSYNAIIVGYARQDQGLKALENFQSLQRSHLGLDEISLSGALTACAAIRGRLEGIQLHGLAVKCGLTFDICVANAILDMYGKCGDLMEACVIFDEMERRDAVSWNAIIAAHEQNEEIEKTLSLFVSMLRSTMEPDDFTYGSVVKTCAGQQALNYGMEIHGQIIKSGLGLDSFVGSSLVDMYCKCGMLEEAEKIHYRLEGQTTASWNSMLSGFSSQKQSENAQKHFSQMLEMGIIPDNFTYATVLDICANLATVELGKQIHAQILKLQLHSDVYIASTLVDMYSKCGNMQDSRLMFEKAPKKDYVTWSAMICAYAYHGLGEEAIKLFEDMQLLNVKPNHTIFISVLRACAHMGYVDRGLHYFQKMQNYYGLDPRMEHYSCMVDLLGRSGQVNEALKLIQSMPFEADDVIWRTLLSNCKMQGNIEVAEAAASSLLQLDPQDSSAYVLLSNFYAIVGMWGEVAKIRNIMKNYKLKKEPGCSWIEVRNEVHAFLVGDKAHPRSEEIYEQTRLLVDEMKWDGYVPEIDFMVDEEPEKQDSYEGLTVTEQQLVAV, encoded by the coding sequence ATGAACCCAACCAAGAAGTTAACATTTTCCCACATTTTTCAAAGATGTTCCTCTCTCAGAGCCCTCAATCCTGGAAAGCAAGCCCATGCCCAAATGATAGTAACTGCTTTTGTGCCTAGCATCTATGTTACCAATTGTTTGCTTCAATTCTACTGTAAATGTTCCAATATGGCCTATGCATTCAATGTGTTTGACAGAATGTCACAAAGGGATATAATCTCATGGAACACCATGTTGTTTGGTTATGCTGGAGTTGGGAACGTGGGGTTTGCACAGTACTTGTTTGATTCAATGCCAGAGAGAGATGTGGTTTCTTGGAACTCTATGCTTTCGTGCTATTTACAAAATGGCACTAATCGAAAGACAATTGATATTTTTATTAGGATGAGATCACTGAGAATTCCACATGACTATGCTACCTTTGCTGTAGTTCTGAAAGCATGTTTAGGTATTGGAGACTATTGCTTAGGTCTTCAAGTGCACTGTGTTGCAATTCGCATGGGTTTTGATAACGATGTTGTAACAGCTAGTGCTCTAGTAGATATGTATTCAAAGTGTAAGAAGCTAGACAATGCTCTTCAAGTTTTCTATGAAATGCCCGAAAGAAATTTGGTATGCTGGAGTGCTGTAATTGCAGCCTGTGTTCAGAATGATCAGTTTATTGAGGGTTTAAAACTGTTTAAGGATACACTGAAAGCTGGTATAGGGGTGAGTCAATCAACCTATGCTAGTGCATTTAGGTCTTGTGCAGGATTAGCTGCATTCAAACTAGGTACACAATTGCACGGTCAtgctttaaaattttcttttggaTATGATACTATAGTGGGAACTGCCACCTTGGACATGTATTCAAAATGCAACAGAATGTCTGATGCACGAAAGCTTTTCAACTCATTGCCCAATCCTACTCGGCAATCTTATAATGCCATTATTGTTGGATATGCTCGTCAAGACCAAGGTCTTAAAGCTTTAGAAAATTTTCAATCTTTACAGAGGTCACATCTTGGCTTGGATGAGATTAGTCTGTCTGGTGCTTTGACTGCTTGTGCAGCAATCAGAGGCCGGTTGGAAGGGATTCAGCTACATGGATTAGCAGTCAAATGTGGTTTAACGTTTGATATCTGTGTTGCAAATGCCATTTTAGACATGTATGGTAAGTGTGGAGATCTGATGGAAGCTTGTGTAATATTTGATGAGATGGAAAGAAGGGATGCTGTTTCTTGGAATGCAATCATTGCAGCTCATGAACAAAATGAGGAAATAGAGAAAACACTTTCACTCTTTGTTTCAATGCTGCGCTCAACAATGGAACCAGATGATTTTACTTATGGTAGTGTTGTAAAAACGTGTGCTGGTCAGCAAGCTTTAAACTATGGTATGGAGATTCATGGACAAATTATTAAGTCCGGGTTGGGGTTAGACAGTTTTGTTGGCAGTTCCCTTGTTGATATGTATTGTAAGTGTGGAATGCTAGAGGAGGCTGAAAAGATTCATTACAGATTGGAGGGGCAAACAACAGCTTCGTGGAATTCAATGCTTTCAGGATTCTCATCGCAAAAGCAAAGTGAAAATGCTCAGAAGCATTTTTCACAGATGCTGGAAATGGGTATCATACCTGACAACTTCACCTATGCTACAGTTCTAGATATTTGTGCTAATTTGGCTACTGTTGAACTTGGAAAGCAAATTCATGCTCAAATCTTAAAGCTACAGTTGCATTCAGATGTGTATATAGCCAGCACTCTTGTAGATATGTATTCAAAGTGTGGAAATATGCAGGATTCCAGACTAATGTTTGAGAAGGCACCTAAGAAGGATTATGTGACTTGGAGTGCTATGATTTGTGCATATGCATACCATGGTCTTGGAGAAGAAGCCATTAAATTATTTGAGGATATGCAGCTTTTGAATGTGAAACCGAATCATACAATTTTTATTTCAGTCCTCAGAGCTTGTGCGCATATGGGTTATGTGGACAGAGGGCTGCATTACTTCCAGAAAATGCAAAACTACTATGGTTTAGACCCACGGATGGAGCATTATTCATGTATGGTAGATCTTCTAGGGAGGTCCGGACAAGTAAACGAAGCATTGAAGCTTATTCAAAGCATGCCTTTTGAAGCTGATGATGTAATTTGGAGAACTTTGCTTAGCAATTGCAAGATGCAAGGGAATATAGAAGTCGCAGAAGCAGCAGCCAGTTCTTTATTGCAGCTGGACCCCCAAGATTCTTCTGCGTATGTCCTTTTATCTAATTTCTATGCTATTGTGGGGATGTGGGGTGAGGttgcaaaaataagaaatataATGAAGAATTATAAACTAAAGAAGGAGCCTGGTTGTAGCTGGATTGAAGTAAGAAATGAGGTACATGCGTTTCTTGTGGGGGACAAGGCACATCCAAGATCTGAAGAGATATATGAGCAAACTCGTCTACTTGTGGATGAGATGAAGTGGGATGGATATGTTCCAGAAATTGATTTCATGGTTGATGAGGAGCCAGAAAAACAAGATTCTTATGAGGGTCTCACAGTCACAGAACAGCAATTAGTTGCAGTGTGA
- the LOC107635500 gene encoding pentatricopeptide repeat-containing protein At3g02330-like isoform X2 yields the protein MSQRDIISWNTMLFGYAGVGNVGFAQYLFDSMPERDVVSWNSMLSCYLQNGTNRKTIDIFIRMRSLRIPHDYATFAVVLKACLGIGDYCLGLQVHCVAIRMGFDNDVVTASALVDMYSKCKKLDNALQVFYEMPERNLVCWSAVIAACVQNDQFIEGLKLFKDTLKAGIGVSQSTYASAFRSCAGLAAFKLGTQLHGHALKFSFGYDTIVGTATLDMYSKCNRMSDARKLFNSLPNPTRQSYNAIIVGYARQDQGLKALENFQSLQRSHLGLDEISLSGALTACAAIRGRLEGIQLHGLAVKCGLTFDICVANAILDMYGKCGDLMEACVIFDEMERRDAVSWNAIIAAHEQNEEIEKTLSLFVSMLRSTMEPDDFTYGSVVKTCAGQQALNYGMEIHGQIIKSGLGLDSFVGSSLVDMYCKCGMLEEAEKIHYRLEGQTTASWNSMLSGFSSQKQSENAQKHFSQMLEMGIIPDNFTYATVLDICANLATVELGKQIHAQILKLQLHSDVYIASTLVDMYSKCGNMQDSRLMFEKAPKKDYVTWSAMICAYAYHGLGEEAIKLFEDMQLLNVKPNHTIFISVLRACAHMGYVDRGLHYFQKMQNYYGLDPRMEHYSCMVDLLGRSGQVNEALKLIQSMPFEADDVIWRTLLSNCKMQGNIEVAEAAASSLLQLDPQDSSAYVLLSNFYAIVGMWGEVAKIRNIMKNYKLKKEPGCSWIEVRNEVHAFLVGDKAHPRSEEIYEQTRLLVDEMKWDGYVPEIDFMVDEEPEKQDSYEGLTVTEQQLVAV from the coding sequence ATGTCACAAAGGGATATAATCTCATGGAACACCATGTTGTTTGGTTATGCTGGAGTTGGGAACGTGGGGTTTGCACAGTACTTGTTTGATTCAATGCCAGAGAGAGATGTGGTTTCTTGGAACTCTATGCTTTCGTGCTATTTACAAAATGGCACTAATCGAAAGACAATTGATATTTTTATTAGGATGAGATCACTGAGAATTCCACATGACTATGCTACCTTTGCTGTAGTTCTGAAAGCATGTTTAGGTATTGGAGACTATTGCTTAGGTCTTCAAGTGCACTGTGTTGCAATTCGCATGGGTTTTGATAACGATGTTGTAACAGCTAGTGCTCTAGTAGATATGTATTCAAAGTGTAAGAAGCTAGACAATGCTCTTCAAGTTTTCTATGAAATGCCCGAAAGAAATTTGGTATGCTGGAGTGCTGTAATTGCAGCCTGTGTTCAGAATGATCAGTTTATTGAGGGTTTAAAACTGTTTAAGGATACACTGAAAGCTGGTATAGGGGTGAGTCAATCAACCTATGCTAGTGCATTTAGGTCTTGTGCAGGATTAGCTGCATTCAAACTAGGTACACAATTGCACGGTCAtgctttaaaattttcttttggaTATGATACTATAGTGGGAACTGCCACCTTGGACATGTATTCAAAATGCAACAGAATGTCTGATGCACGAAAGCTTTTCAACTCATTGCCCAATCCTACTCGGCAATCTTATAATGCCATTATTGTTGGATATGCTCGTCAAGACCAAGGTCTTAAAGCTTTAGAAAATTTTCAATCTTTACAGAGGTCACATCTTGGCTTGGATGAGATTAGTCTGTCTGGTGCTTTGACTGCTTGTGCAGCAATCAGAGGCCGGTTGGAAGGGATTCAGCTACATGGATTAGCAGTCAAATGTGGTTTAACGTTTGATATCTGTGTTGCAAATGCCATTTTAGACATGTATGGTAAGTGTGGAGATCTGATGGAAGCTTGTGTAATATTTGATGAGATGGAAAGAAGGGATGCTGTTTCTTGGAATGCAATCATTGCAGCTCATGAACAAAATGAGGAAATAGAGAAAACACTTTCACTCTTTGTTTCAATGCTGCGCTCAACAATGGAACCAGATGATTTTACTTATGGTAGTGTTGTAAAAACGTGTGCTGGTCAGCAAGCTTTAAACTATGGTATGGAGATTCATGGACAAATTATTAAGTCCGGGTTGGGGTTAGACAGTTTTGTTGGCAGTTCCCTTGTTGATATGTATTGTAAGTGTGGAATGCTAGAGGAGGCTGAAAAGATTCATTACAGATTGGAGGGGCAAACAACAGCTTCGTGGAATTCAATGCTTTCAGGATTCTCATCGCAAAAGCAAAGTGAAAATGCTCAGAAGCATTTTTCACAGATGCTGGAAATGGGTATCATACCTGACAACTTCACCTATGCTACAGTTCTAGATATTTGTGCTAATTTGGCTACTGTTGAACTTGGAAAGCAAATTCATGCTCAAATCTTAAAGCTACAGTTGCATTCAGATGTGTATATAGCCAGCACTCTTGTAGATATGTATTCAAAGTGTGGAAATATGCAGGATTCCAGACTAATGTTTGAGAAGGCACCTAAGAAGGATTATGTGACTTGGAGTGCTATGATTTGTGCATATGCATACCATGGTCTTGGAGAAGAAGCCATTAAATTATTTGAGGATATGCAGCTTTTGAATGTGAAACCGAATCATACAATTTTTATTTCAGTCCTCAGAGCTTGTGCGCATATGGGTTATGTGGACAGAGGGCTGCATTACTTCCAGAAAATGCAAAACTACTATGGTTTAGACCCACGGATGGAGCATTATTCATGTATGGTAGATCTTCTAGGGAGGTCCGGACAAGTAAACGAAGCATTGAAGCTTATTCAAAGCATGCCTTTTGAAGCTGATGATGTAATTTGGAGAACTTTGCTTAGCAATTGCAAGATGCAAGGGAATATAGAAGTCGCAGAAGCAGCAGCCAGTTCTTTATTGCAGCTGGACCCCCAAGATTCTTCTGCGTATGTCCTTTTATCTAATTTCTATGCTATTGTGGGGATGTGGGGTGAGGttgcaaaaataagaaatataATGAAGAATTATAAACTAAAGAAGGAGCCTGGTTGTAGCTGGATTGAAGTAAGAAATGAGGTACATGCGTTTCTTGTGGGGGACAAGGCACATCCAAGATCTGAAGAGATATATGAGCAAACTCGTCTACTTGTGGATGAGATGAAGTGGGATGGATATGTTCCAGAAATTGATTTCATGGTTGATGAGGAGCCAGAAAAACAAGATTCTTATGAGGGTCTCACAGTCACAGAACAGCAATTAGTTGCAGTGTGA